The Fragaria vesca subsp. vesca linkage group LG2, FraVesHawaii_1.0, whole genome shotgun sequence genome includes a window with the following:
- the LOC101299447 gene encoding polyphenol oxidase, chloroplastic-like: protein MTIGLSNQKLTFNYYSLFYRKLTDTILSLLGIIESKDSSGSYKIDRGDLSVTLNLSSCHSSYGRPDLLVYCCPPKSLAEELVIDFQFPNPLTPLRIRRPAHRVGRDFIAKYKKALLIMKSLPYSDPRSFRRQADMHCLFCTGAYDQPHSYRPVDIHHKWFFFPWHRMLLHFHERIVGSLIGDDTFALPFWNWDSPNGMAMPEWYMHSPFFDDQRDVSHFPPKVSDLNYDYEKTDENMENKERMHLNLVFMYNQMVSAAKKPELFMGCPYKNSEEGVCDGRGTLETAPHNTMHTWVGSNFNVRREDMGAFYSAARDPSFYAHHSNLDRLWEVWTQIHKVDLQTFDSDWLNSSFYFHDENSQLVRIKVRDVLDTTKLRYVYEEVDLPWLNTRPKPNSFPAKIADHALDLRENIAILSAEMGPGGQNLNNSITVRVSRSKFNRRKVEKDVEEEVLVVHGIAVRIDEYVKFDVYINVVDESKMGPGFREFAGTFVHIPHGKMDGDQKTNLKFGISELLEDLEADRDESILVTLLPRTKSCTNTTIDGIQIEYMRDDWCKI, encoded by the coding sequence ATGACGATTGGACTTTCAAATCAAAAGCTGACATTCAACTATTACTCTTTGTTTTACAGGAAACTTACAGACACAATCCTAAGCCTATTGGGAATAATTGAATCAAAAGATTCTTCAGGAAGCTACAAGATAGACAGAGGAGACCTCTCAGTGACTCTCAACTTAAGTAGTTGTCACTCATCTTATGGAAGGCCAGATCTTCTTGTCTATTGTTGTCCCCCAAAAAGTCTAGCAGAAGAACTCGTCATTGATTTCCAATTTCCAAATCCTTTAACCCCTCTGAGAATTCGGAGGCCAGCGCACCGGGTTGGTCGTGACTTCATTGCCAAGTACAAAAAGGCTCTCTTGATCATGAAGTCACTTCCATACAGTGACCCTCGGAGTTTTCGTCGTCAAGCTGATATGCATTGCCTCTTCTGCACCGGTGCTTATGACCAGCCACATTCCTATCGCCCTGTCGACATCCATCATAAATGGTTCTTTTTCCCATGGCACCGGATGCTGCTTCACTTCCATGAACGCATTGTTGGAAGCCTCATTGGTGATGACACATTTGCTCTGCCATTTTGGAATTGGGACTCCCCTAATGGAATGGCAATGCCCGAGTGGTATATGCACTCGCCTTTCTTCGACGATCAGAGGGACGTTTCTCACTTCCCACCAAAAGTAAGTGATTTAAACTACGATTACGAGAAGACTGATGAGAATATGGAAAATAAAGAGCGAATGCACTTGAACTTAGTGTTCATGTATAACCAGATGGTGTCTGCAGCAAAGAAGCCAGAGCTGTTCATGGGGTGCCCTTATAAGAATAGCGAGGAGGGTGTTTGTGATGGACGTGGTACACTAGAAACTGCTCCTCACAACACAATGCACACTTGGGTTGGAAGCAATTTCAATGTCAGGAGGGAAGACATGGGAGCATTTTACTCTGCGGCTAGGGACCCTAGTTTCTATGCACACCACTCGAATCTAGACCGTCTTTGGGAGGTTTGGACGCAAATTCACAAGGTCGACTTGCAAACATTTGATTCTGATTGGCTCAACTCTAGTTTCTACTTCCATGATGAAAATTCACAGCTTGTGAGAATCAAAGTTCGTGATGTTTTGGATACTACAAAGTTGAGGTATGTTTACGAGGAGGTTGATCTTCCATGGCTGAATACGCGTCCAAAGCCTAACTCTTTTCCAGCTAAAATTGCCGACCATGCACTGGACTTGAGAGAAAACATAGCCATTTTGTCTGCAGAGATGGGACCAGGTGGTCAGAATCTCAACAACTCCATTACAGTGAGGGTGAGTAGGTCTAAATTTAACAGAAGAAAGGTAGAGAAAGATGTCGAGGAAGAGGTTTTGGTTGTTCATGGAATTGCTGTGAGAATTGATGAGTATGTCAAATTTGATGTGTATATAAATGTAGTCGATGAGAGCAAAATGGGACCGGGTTTCAGGGAATTTGCTGGAACCTTTGTCCACATACCTCATGGAAAGATGGATGGTGACCAAAAGACCAATCTGAAGTTTGGTATTTCAGAATTGCTTGAAGATTTGGAGGCAGATAGAGATGAGAGCATTTTGGTCACATTGCTACCCAGGACTAAATCATGCACTAACACAACAATTGATGGGATTCAGATTGAATACATGAGAGATGATTGGTGCAAAATATGA